Sequence from the Lysobacter capsici genome:
GTGATCGAGGAAGTGAAATGGCGAGGGGTGCCGGTGTGGTCGCATGACGGCATCGTGTGCACTGGCGAGACCTACAAGGCCGCGGTGAAGATGACCTTCGCCAAGGGCGCGTCGCTGGACGACCCGGCCGGGCTGTTCAACTCCAGCCTCGACGGCAACACCCGGCGCGCCATCGATGTCCACGAAGGCGACAAGCTCGACGAGAAAGCCTTGAAGACGCTGATCCGCGCCGCGGTCGCGCTGAATACCGCCGCGCGCGCCAAGCCCCGCGCCACCAGCGCCGCGAAGAAAGTCACGAAAAAAGCCGCGAAAAAAGTCGCGAAGAAAACCAAAAGCGAGTGATCGCCTCGAGCGGCCCGCTTAGCCCGCTCGCAGCATCAACACCACACCGGTGACGGCCTGCACGGCCGTCCATGCGCGAGCGGGCGTGCGTCCGCTCATCCAGCGCGGATGCAGCGCGATACCGCGACACACACCGGTCGCGATGGCGCCGGTCGTGACCAGCATGGCCGCCAGATGCACGCCGACGGCGGCCAGTCCGAGCACGAGGGAGCCCGACGCGGTAATGTCCCGCGCCGGCGTGCCGCTCATGCAGATCGGCACCAGAGCCGGCACCAGCATCAAGCCGGCGCCGTGCGCGGTGGCCATCAGGCACGACCACAGCGCGATGCCGATGTGGCCGGTGGGCGTGCGGATACGAAATCGACCGGCAAGCGCCGCGCCTGCCGTATTCGCCGCGGCGCCGCGCAGCCAGCGATGGACCGCCACGCCGATCAGCAAGGCGCCAGCCACACTCTGGACCCATGCGCGATCCATCAACATGCCCTGAGCGACGGCGCAGACCACGATCGCGACCGAGACCGCATGGCCGATCGCGATCGGCAGCAAGGCGCGTCGCGCCTGAGCGTCGTCGCGCGCATGCACGCCGCAGGCGGCGGCGAACATCCAGCCGTTCGCCGGGCTCGCGCCATGCAAAGCGCCAAGTCCGGCGATGCTCAGCCATGCCCACCCGATGTCCATGATCCGTCCTCGCCAGGGCGCCGCGGACTCATGCCTTCGAACAGCACGCGGCTGTCGTCGGCGCCGTGCTCACGGACGCAGCCGGTTCGTAGCGATCGTGATGGCGCACCCATGCCATCGGGTAATCCAGCCCGTCCTCGTCGCGGCCCTTGGGCGTGAGTTCCAGCAGCGCGTAGGTGTGCATCATCGTTTCCACCCCGCGGCCGTAACGCGAGTAGGTGTGGAAGACCGCGCCCGTTTCGTCGCGATGGAACACGCTGATGCCGGGCGCCTCTTCGTGCGGAAACGGCTGGCGCACGTAGTTGTAGTCGACCTTGCCGCTGGACAACTCGTCGTGGCTGAAGCTCACGCCGAAATCGCGGTTGAAATCGCTGCCATGCGATGACACCCATCCGAACCGCCAGTCCATGCGTCGACGAAAACGTTCGATATCGGCCAGCGGCGCGCGCGAGACCGCGAGCAAGGTGACATCGCGCTGGGCGAGATGAAGATTGGCGCCGTCGTTGTGATCGGCCATGTAGGAGCAGCTCTTGCAGCCCTGCTCCCAGCCCGGCGCGAACATGAAGTGCTGCACCAGCAACTGGCTGCGTCCGTCGAACAGGTCGGCGAGGCGACGCGGCCCATCGAGGGTTTCGAAGACGTAGTCCTTCTCGACCCGCACCCATGGCAAGGCGCGGCGTTCGCGCGCGATGTCGTCCTGCAGGCGGGTCAGTTCCTTCTCGCGTGCCAGCAGAGTCTTGCGTGCGGCCAGCCATCGTTCGCGGGACACGACCGGGTGATCGACGATGTTCGTTTCGGCTATCGCGGTATTCATGAGGTGCTCCTCGGCCCGATGGGCCTTCGTGATGCGATGCGTGCCCGACAGCGGGCAAGGCATCGCCGTCTCCGATCGTTCGACCGGATGGACAGGACAGGTTGGGACGCCGCCCGACAGGCGCATGCGCGTCAGGATCGGCGACGAATCGCGCCTCAGCGCATTCGTTGCGATGGCCGGCCGCGTCGCACGCGGCGCATCGCGTGGACCGTTATCGCGTCGCCGATTTCGGCCGGCGCACGGCGCGGACCTTGCCGCTGGATCCGCCGCCGCAATAGAACAGATCCGCGCCGTCGGATTCGAGCCCGCTGACGCCGATGCCGTGGGGGAGTTCCAGGCGTTCGAGCACCGCGCCGTTGTCCGGATCGATGCGGCGCAATTCGTTGTCGTCGCCGTCCCAGGTCGCGTGCCACAGCTCGCCGTCGACCCAGGTCACGCCGGTGACGAAGCGGTTGGATTCGATCGTGCGCACGATCGCGCCGGTGGCCGGATCGATCTGATGGATCTTGCGATCGCGGTACTGCCCCACCCACAAGCTGCCCTCGGCCCAGGTCAGGCCGGAATCCCCGCCGTTGCCCGGCGCGGGAATCGAGGCGACCACCGCGCCGGTGGCCGGATCGATCTTGTCGATGCGCGTTTCGGCGATCTGATACAGATGGGTGCCGTCGAACGCGGTGCCGGCATGCGCGGCGCAATCGAGCCTGCGCACGACCTGGCCGCTGTCGGGGTCGAACGCGAGCACGTTCGCTTCGGTGGCGGCCCACACCCGCTGGCCGTCGTGGGTGACGCCGTGAATCCGCTCGGCGCCGTCGAACGGGCCGTATTCGCGCACGATTTCGGCCGCGCGGGTCGGGACTTGCCGGGTTGTGTCGTCGTTGCTGCTCATCGTCCAGCTCCTGGGGCGCGCGTAGCGGCGCCGTGAGGACAATCTACTCAGGCGGCAGCGCGGCCGGGAGTAACAAGATCGTCGTGAATCCCACCAGCGGCGGCGCCAGCCAGCGCTGCGCGCGCGCATGCCCGATCGAACGCACCTGCGCGGCCGCCTCCAGTTCGACCAGGGCCCGCTGCACGGTGCGCTGGCTGTCGCCCAGGGCCAGCGCCAGCGCCGAGGTCGACCACGCCGCGCCATCGCCGAGCAAGGCCAACAGCG
This genomic interval carries:
- a CDS encoding DUF1801 domain-containing protein → MKKTTTLDKTADAGAQTSASEQIDAKIQELGDWRGETLARIRMLIKQADPDVIEEVKWRGVPVWSHDGIVCTGETYKAAVKMTFAKGASLDDPAGLFNSSLDGNTRRAIDVHEGDKLDEKALKTLIRAAVALNTAARAKPRATSAAKKVTKKAAKKVAKKTKSE
- a CDS encoding DUF899 domain-containing protein, with translation MNTAIAETNIVDHPVVSRERWLAARKTLLAREKELTRLQDDIARERRALPWVRVEKDYVFETLDGPRRLADLFDGRSQLLVQHFMFAPGWEQGCKSCSYMADHNDGANLHLAQRDVTLLAVSRAPLADIERFRRRMDWRFGWVSSHGSDFNRDFGVSFSHDELSSGKVDYNYVRQPFPHEEAPGISVFHRDETGAVFHTYSRYGRGVETMMHTYALLELTPKGRDEDGLDYPMAWVRHHDRYEPAASVSTAPTTAACCSKA
- a CDS encoding PQQ-binding-like beta-propeller repeat protein translates to MSSNDDTTRQVPTRAAEIVREYGPFDGAERIHGVTHDGQRVWAATEANVLAFDPDSGQVVRRLDCAAHAGTAFDGTHLYQIAETRIDKIDPATGAVVASIPAPGNGGDSGLTWAEGSLWVGQYRDRKIHQIDPATGAIVRTIESNRFVTGVTWVDGELWHATWDGDDNELRRIDPDNGAVLERLELPHGIGVSGLESDGADLFYCGGGSSGKVRAVRRPKSATR